Proteins encoded within one genomic window of Candidatus Binatia bacterium:
- a CDS encoding glutamine amidotransferase: MILVIDNYDSFTYNLVQYLGEIGCEVEVYRNDAITVEEVRKRHPSAIVISPGPCTPAEAGISVELVRALGPEIPVLGVCLGHQAIGAAYGGRVVRAERIMHGKTSPILHDGKTIFSGLPNPFEATRYHSLLVDPASLPDELERSAWTAEGEIMGLRHRRHPVEGIQFHPESILTREGKNLLRNFVRHYGAK, encoded by the coding sequence ATGATCCTCGTGATCGATAACTACGACTCCTTCACGTACAACCTGGTGCAGTACCTCGGCGAGATCGGCTGCGAGGTGGAAGTGTACCGCAACGACGCCATCACCGTGGAGGAGGTCCGCAAGCGGCACCCTTCGGCCATCGTGATCTCTCCCGGTCCCTGCACGCCCGCCGAGGCGGGGATTTCCGTCGAGCTCGTGCGGGCCCTCGGCCCGGAAATCCCCGTCCTGGGGGTGTGCCTCGGACACCAGGCCATCGGGGCTGCTTACGGCGGTCGGGTGGTCCGGGCGGAGCGCATCATGCACGGGAAAACCTCGCCCATCCTCCACGACGGCAAGACGATCTTCTCGGGCTTGCCGAATCCTTTCGAAGCCACTCGCTACCACTCGCTCCTGGTCGATCCGGCCTCGCTGCCCGACGAACTCGAGCGGTCGGCGTGGACGGCCGAGGGAGAAATCATGGGGTTGCGCCACCGAAGGCATCCGGTCGAAGGCATCCAGTTCCATCCGGAGTCCATTCTCACCCGCGAGGGAAAGAACCTCCTCCGGAATTTCGTTCGTCACTACGGGGCGAAATGA
- the trpD gene encoding anthranilate phosphoribosyltransferase codes for MSIVSVLERLALGRTLGEEEAAAALREIVEGKATEAQIGAFLMALRVRGETVEEIAGAARELRRHAVPVRSSRFPLLDTCGTGGDGAGTFNISTAAALVAAASGVAVAKHGNRAMSGKVGGADVLEKLGVPVELDAERAARMLDEHGFVFLFAPAFHPAMRRVAGPRRELGVRTLFNLLGPLANPASPTHQLLGVFAPPWVEPLARVLGRLGVRRALVVHGHGGLDEISPAGPTVVAEFCGDGVRRYEIEPRHLGSKTHPVEALRVGSAAESARRIVAVLEGREGADFDVVAMNAGAALYAAERTSSLAEGVELARTTLRSGRARSLLEELSRA; via the coding sequence ATGAGCATCGTGTCCGTTCTCGAACGCCTCGCGCTGGGAAGAACCCTCGGGGAGGAGGAAGCTGCGGCGGCGCTCCGCGAAATCGTGGAAGGGAAGGCCACGGAGGCGCAAATCGGGGCCTTCCTCATGGCGTTGCGCGTCCGGGGGGAGACCGTGGAGGAGATCGCGGGTGCCGCGAGAGAGCTCCGCAGACACGCCGTGCCCGTGCGATCCTCCCGCTTCCCCCTTCTCGACACGTGCGGGACCGGCGGCGACGGCGCGGGGACCTTCAACATCTCCACGGCGGCGGCGCTCGTGGCGGCGGCGAGCGGTGTGGCCGTGGCGAAACACGGCAACCGGGCCATGTCCGGGAAGGTCGGCGGAGCCGACGTGCTCGAGAAGCTCGGAGTGCCCGTGGAACTCGACGCCGAACGGGCGGCCCGGATGCTCGACGAGCACGGGTTCGTTTTTCTTTTCGCCCCGGCTTTCCACCCCGCGATGCGGCGGGTCGCAGGGCCGCGCCGGGAGCTCGGAGTGCGGACCCTCTTCAACTTGCTCGGCCCGCTCGCCAACCCTGCCTCGCCGACCCACCAGCTCCTCGGCGTCTTCGCGCCGCCCTGGGTCGAGCCCCTGGCCCGGGTTCTCGGCCGCCTGGGCGTGCGGCGCGCCCTGGTCGTCCACGGGCACGGCGGTCTCGACGAAATTTCCCCGGCGGGCCCCACGGTCGTCGCCGAATTCTGCGGGGACGGGGTCCGTCGCTACGAAATCGAACCTCGGCACTTGGGCTCGAAGACGCACCCGGTGGAGGCTTTGCGTGTCGGCTCGGCGGCGGAGAGCGCGAGGCGGATCGTGGCCGTTCTCGAAGGGAGGGAAGGGGCGGATTTCGACGTCGTCGCGATGAACGCCGGAGCGGCCCTCTACGCCGCCGAACGCACGAGCTCGCTCGCCGAAGGTGTCGAGCTCGCCAGGACGACCCTCCGGTCGGGGCGCGCCCGGTCTCTTCTCGAGGAGCTCTCCCGCGCATGA
- the trpC gene encoding indole-3-glycerol phosphate synthase: MILDRILERRRERLAEAKRRVPEAELRARSLYSVPRRSFLAALSAPGRRIVAEVKRASPSRGEIRSGADAAEIAREYREAGAAAVSVLTEPDFFRGSSEDLVRVRETVDLPLLRKDFLFDPYQVLEARALGADAVLWIVAALPRSALSELLACASEAGLDSLVEVHDERELEDALAAGATIVGINNRDLRTFETSLEVTERLVRLVPPGVVVVAESGIDGPADVRRLERSGVRRFLVGETLMRAPSPGAKLRELLEAA; the protein is encoded by the coding sequence ATGATTCTCGATCGCATCCTGGAACGGCGGCGCGAACGGCTCGCCGAGGCGAAAAGGAGAGTTCCCGAAGCGGAGCTGCGTGCGCGGTCCCTGTATTCCGTCCCGCGCCGCTCTTTTCTCGCCGCCCTTTCCGCGCCCGGGCGCCGGATCGTGGCCGAGGTCAAGCGAGCGTCGCCTTCGCGCGGGGAAATTCGGTCCGGTGCCGATGCGGCGGAAATCGCCCGGGAGTATCGGGAGGCCGGAGCCGCGGCCGTCTCGGTTCTCACCGAACCCGACTTTTTCCGTGGCAGCAGCGAAGACCTCGTGCGGGTCCGGGAGACCGTCGACCTCCCGCTCCTCCGCAAGGACTTTCTCTTCGATCCCTACCAGGTACTCGAGGCCCGGGCCCTCGGAGCGGACGCGGTGCTCTGGATCGTCGCTGCGCTCCCGAGAAGTGCGCTTTCGGAACTTCTCGCCTGTGCGTCGGAGGCCGGCCTGGATTCGCTCGTCGAGGTGCACGACGAGCGCGAGCTCGAGGACGCGCTCGCGGCGGGAGCCACGATCGTGGGGATCAACAACCGGGACCTCCGGACTTTCGAGACCTCGCTCGAGGTGACCGAGCGGCTCGTCCGCCTCGTGCCTCCGGGCGTGGTGGTCGTCGCGGAGAGCGGGATCGACGGGCCCGCGGACGTGAGGCGACTCGAGCGCTCGGGGGTTCGGCGGTTTCTCGTCGGCGAGACGCTCATGCGGGCGCCGAGTCCGGGGGCGAAACTGCGCGAACTCCTGGAGGCGGCATGA
- the trpF gene encoding N-(5'-phosphoribosyl)anthranilate isomerase, whose product MSGASWSPRVKVCGIRTLEDGLLAAEAGVDAVGFNFVPTSPRYVHPAEAARISRALPRTIWKVGVFVDTPRERIEEIARVVSLDALQFHGNEPLEALRGWSVPVIRAVRVRHTRDVEEALASGADFVLADTYFPASAGGTGRTFDWSLLESVDRSRLFVAGGLDPENVVALVRRLRPYGVDVASGVEKAPGVKDPEKLRRFVRNAKAA is encoded by the coding sequence ATGAGCGGAGCGTCGTGGAGCCCGAGGGTCAAGGTGTGCGGCATCCGGACTCTCGAGGACGGGCTGCTTGCGGCGGAGGCCGGAGTCGATGCCGTGGGCTTCAACTTCGTGCCGACGAGTCCTCGCTACGTCCACCCGGCCGAAGCCGCACGGATTTCGCGGGCGCTGCCCCGCACGATCTGGAAGGTCGGAGTTTTCGTCGACACGCCGCGCGAGCGGATCGAAGAGATCGCTCGCGTCGTGTCGCTCGACGCTCTGCAGTTCCACGGTAACGAGCCGCTCGAAGCCCTTCGTGGCTGGAGCGTCCCCGTGATCCGCGCCGTCCGGGTCCGCCACACTCGGGACGTCGAGGAGGCACTCGCCTCGGGGGCCGACTTCGTCCTGGCCGACACGTATTTCCCGGCCTCGGCCGGCGGTACGGGCCGGACGTTCGACTGGTCGCTGCTCGAGTCGGTGGACCGTTCGCGGCTTTTCGTCGCGGGGGGGCTCGACCCCGAGAACGTCGTCGCGCTCGTGCGACGGTTGCGGCCCTACGGAGTGGACGTGGCTTCCGGCGTGGAAAAGGCGCCGGGGGTCAAGGATCCCGAAAAGCTGAGGAGGTTCGTCCGGAATGCGAAGGCTGCCTGA